The genomic region ACGCGGTCGATGCAGCAGCATCCGGCGGACCCGGTCGACCTCAAGATCGTCGAGGGGATCGTCGCGCTGGCCCACAGCCTGCAGCTCGCGGTCACCGTCGAGGGGGTGGAGACCGGGGCGCAGGCCGACCAGCTGAAGGAGCTGGGCTGCGACACCGCGCAGGGCTGGTACTACGCCAGGCCGGGAGCGCCCGACCGGATTCACCGCCTGTCGCTGGCCGACGCCGTGTGATGCCCGAGCAGGACGTCCTGCAGGACCCGTGCGGCGCGCGGCGGCGCGACGTCGCTGCGGTGCGCGAGCGCGATCGTGCGGCGCAGCCCCGGACGGGCCAGCGGTGTCACGCGCAGGCCGTGGCCGGCGCGGACGGCGATCATGCTGGGGACGACGGCGATGCCGAGACCGGCCCGCACGAACCCCAGCACGGCGTCCATCTCGCCGCCCTCGACGGTGAAGTACGGCTCGAAGCCCTCGGTGCGGCAGGCGGACAGGGTGAGGTCCCGGAGGTCGTAGCCGTGCCGGAACATCACCATCGGCTCGCCTTCGAGGTCGGTGATGCGCAGCGGTGAGCGCGGCGCGGCGGCGGCGGGCGACGAGACCACGACGAGATCCTCCTGGAGGAGCTCGATCGTGGTGAGCGCCGGTGACGGGGTGGGCAGCGGAAGGACGACCAGCGCGAGATCGAGGGCGCCGCGCGCCAGCTCCCGTACGAGGTCGTGGGAGCCGCCCTCCTCGATCAGCAGCTGGATGCCGGGGTGCTGGTCGTGGAAGGAACGCAGGACGTCGGGGAGCAGCCCGGTGCAGAGGCTCGGCGTCGCACCGAGCCGCACCCGGCCGCGCCGCAGCTGGGCCAGTTCCTGCACTTCGTGGCGGGCGGTCTCGGCGTCCGCGAGGATGCGCCGGGCGAGCGGGAGCAGGGTCTCGCCCGCGTCGGTCAGGGTGATGTTGCCCCGGGCCCTGCTGAACAGCTCGGCCCCCAACTCCTTCTCCAGCGCCCTGATCTGCTGGGAGAGGGACGGCTGCGCGACGTGCACCTCCTCGGCGGCGCGGGTGAAGTGGCGGGTCTCGGCGACCGCGACGAAGTAGCTGAGCTGCTGGAGCTGCATGGATTCCACGATAGACGATGGCTATGGAGATGAGCCGTGTCATGTCTTGGACCTCTGGCCAGGTGGAGCCGTAACGTCTTGTGACATGGCACTGGCAACCAAGACGGATCGACGGCCGTCCATGGCGCAATCGGTCTGGGGATCGACCGTCGGCAAAAAAACGATCATGGCCGTGAGCGGTCTGGTCATGCTGCTGTACCTGGTGGTCCACATGCTGGGCAACCTCAAGATCTTCTTCGGGTCGGGGCAGTTCAACAGCTACGCGCACTGGCTGCGCACCCTCGGAGAGCCGTTCCTGCACTACGAGTGGGCGCTGTGGATCATCCGCGTCGTGCTCGTCGCCGCCGTGGTGCTGCACGCCGTCTGCGCCTACCAGCTCAGCCGCCGCGACCTCCGGGCCCGCCCGGTCGCCTATGTGCACAAGCGCCCGCGCGCCAGCTACGCCACCCGCACCATGCGCTGGGGCGGCATCATCCTCGCGCTGTTCATCGTCTGGCACCTGCTCGACTTCACCACCCTCACGGTGAACGACAACGCCCAGCCCGGCCACCCGTACGAGAACGTCGTGGCGACGTTCCACACCTGGTACGGCGACGTCATCTACATCGTCGCGATGCTCGCGCTCGGCCTGCACATCCGGCACGGCTTCTGGAGCGCGGCCCAGACCCTCGGCGCGGGGAAGGCCACCCGCGACCGCGTCCTGAAGGCCGTCGCCAACGTCCTCGCGCTGGTGCTGACCGTGGGCTTCATATCCGTACCCGTCGCCGTGATGACCGGAGTGGTGAGCTGACATGACCGACTACACGCAGTACGGGACCGGCGCGCCGCTCTCCGACACCAAGGCCCCCGAGGGGCCCGTCGCCGAACGCTGGGACACCCGCCGCTTCGAGGCCAGACTGGTCAACCCGGCCAACCGCCGCAAGCACACCGTCATCGTCGTCGGCACCGGACTCGCGGGCGGTTCCGCGGGCGCCACGCTCGCCGAACAGGGCTACCACGTCGTGCAGTTCTGCTACCAGGACTCGCCGCGCCGCGCCCACTCCATCGCCGCACAGGGCGGCATCAACGCCGCGAAGAACTACCGCAACGACGGCGACTCGGTGCACCGGCTCTTCTACGACACCGTCAAGGGCGGCGACTTCAGGTCCCGCGAGTCCAACGTCCACCGGCTCGCCCAGATCTCGGTGGAGATCATCGACCAGTGCGTCGCCCAGGGCGTGCCGTTCGCCCGCGAGTACGGCGGACTCCTCGACACCCGCTCCTTCGGCGGCGTCCAGGTCTCGCGCACCTTCTACGCCCGCGGCCAGACCGGACAGCAACTCCTCCTCGGCGCCTACCAGGCGCTGTCGCGGCAGATCGCGGCCGGCACCGTGGAGATGCACCCGCGCACCGAGATGCTCGACCTCGTCGTCATCGACGGCAAGGCCCGCGGGATCGTCGCCCGCGACCTGATCACCGGCAAGATCTCCAGCTACTTCGCGGACGCCGTGGTGCTGGCCAGCGGCGGCTACGGCAACGTCTTCTACCTGTCGACGAACGCCATGAACTCCAACGCCACCGCGGCCTGGCGCGCCCACCGGCGCGGCGCGTACTTCGCCAACCCCTGCTTCACCCAGATCCACCCCACCTGCATCCCGCGCACCGGTGACCACCAGTCCAAACTCACCCTGATGAGCGAGTCGCTGCGCAACGACGGCCGTATCTGGGTACCGAAGGCGAAGGGCGACGCCCGCCCGGCCAACGAGATCCCCGAGGACGAACGCGACTACTACCTGGAGCGCACCTACCCGTCGTTCGGCAACCTCGTACCGCGCGACATCGCCTCGCGCGCCGCGAAGAACGTCTGCGACGAGGGCCGCGGCGTCGGCCCCGGCGGACAGGGCGTCTACCTGGACTTCGCCGACGCGATCGGCCGCATGGGGCGCAAGGCCGTCGAGGAGAAGTACGGCAACCTCTTCGACATGTACGCGCGGATCACCGCGGAGAACCCGTACGAGACCCCCATGCGCATCTATCCGGCCGTGCACTACACGATGGGCGGACTCTGGGTCGACTACGACCTGCAGACCACCGTGCCCGGCCTGTTCGCGATCGGCGAGGCGAACTTCTCCGACCACGGCGCCAACCGGCTGGGCGCGTCCGCGCTCATGCAGGGGCTCGCCGACGGGTACTTCGTCCTGCCGTCCACCATCAACGACTACCTCGCCCGCAACCCGCACCACGACGAGATCGGCGCGGACCACCCGGCCGTCGCCGAGGCCGTCGCGGAGACCGAGGACCGGCTCAATCTGCTGCTCGCCGTCGACGGCGACCGCACCCCGGACTCCTTCCACCGGGAGATCGGTGAACTGATGTGGGAGTTCTGCGGGATGGCCCGCACGGAGGAGGGCCTGCGCAAGGCCCTCGCCCGACTGCCGCAGATCCGCGAGGAGTTCTGGCGCCGCATCAAGGTGCCGGGCACCGGCCAGGAGTTCAACCAGTCGCTGGAGCGGGCCAACCGCGTCGTCGACTATCTGGAACTGGCCGAACTGATATGCCTCGACGCCCTCCACCGGTCGGAATCCTGCGGAGGCCACTTCCGCGAGGAGTCGCAGACCCCGGACGGCGAGGCCGCGCGCCGCGACGAGGAGTTCTCGTACGCGGCTGCCTGGGAGTTCACCGCCACCGGCGACGCCCCCGTCCTGCACAAGGAAGACCTGGTCTTCGAGTACGTCCACCCCACTCAGCGGAGCTACGCATGAAGCTCACCCTGCGCGTCTGGCGCCAGAAGAACGCGACCGCCGCCGGAGCCATGACCACCTACCAGGTCGACGGCATCTCCCAGGACATGTCGTTCCTGGAGATGCTCGACACCCTGAACGAGGAGCTCACGCTCAAGGGCGAGGAGCCCGTCGCCTTCGACCACGACTGCCGGGAGGGCATCTGCGGAGCGTGCAGCCTGGTCATCAACGGCGACGCCCACGGCCCGGAGCGCACCACCACCTGTCAGCTCCACATGCGCTCCTTCCAGGACGGCGACACCATCGACGTCGAGCCGTGGCGGGCCTCGGCCTTCCCGGTCGTCAAGGACCTCGTCGTCGACCGGTCGGCCTTCGACCGGATCATCCAGTCCGGCGGGTACGTCAGCGTGCCCACCGGCGCGGCCCCCGAGGCGCACTCCACGCCCGTGCCGAAGCCGGACGCCGACTTCGCCTTCGAGCACGCCGAGTGCATCGGCTGCGGAGCGTGCGTCGCGGCCTGCCCCAACGGCTCCGCGATGCTCTTCACCTCGGCGAAGATCAACCACCTCAACGTGCTCCCGCAGGGCGCCCCCGAACGCGAGACCCGTGTCCTCGACATGGTCGCCCAGATGGACGACGAGGGCTTCGGCGGCTGCACCCTCACCGGCGAGTGCGCCACGGCCTGTCCCAAGGGCATCCCGCTGCCGTCGATCACCGCGATGAACAAGGAGTGGCTGCGGGCGGCCCGCAAGGTCAGCCGCTGAACCCCGGCCGCTGCACCCCGGCCCGCTGAACCCTGGGCCCTGCACCCCGGGCCGCTGAACCGGCCGGCGGAAGACGGGTGACCGGCCGGCGGCACGGACCGGCCGGTCACGACCGGGACAGCGCCCGCGCGAGATAGGGAGCGGTCCGGCTGCCGGCCGTCAGCGCCACCTCTTCCGGCGGCCCCGCGGCGACGATCCGTCCACCCTCGTCGCCACCGCCGGGCCCCAGGTCGATCACCCAGTCCGCCCCGGCCACCACCGCCATGTCGTGCTCCACGACCACCACCGAGTGCCCCGCGTCGACCAGCCCGTGCAACTGCCGCATCAGCACCTCGACATCGGCCGGGTGCAACCCGGTGGTCGGCTCGTCCAGGACGTACAGGGTGTGACCGCGGCGGGCACGCTGGAGCTCGGCCGCCAGCTTGATGCGCTGCGCCTCGCCGCCGGACAGCTCGGTCGCGGGCTGTCCCAGCCGCAGATAGCCCAGGCCCACGTCGAGCAGCGCCCGCAGACTGCGCACGGCCGCGGGTGAACCGGCGAAGAAGTCCGCCGCCGACTCCACCGTCAGATCCAGCACCCCCGCGATGTCGAGCCCCTGGTAGGTGATCTCCAGGGTCTCGGGGTTGTAGCGCGCGCCGTGACAGTCCGGGCACGGGGTGTACGTACTCGGCAGGAACAGCAGTTCGACGGAGACGAACCCCTCGCCCTGGCAGGTCTCGCACCGCCCGCCCGTCACGTTGAAGGAGAACCGGCCCGCCCGGTAACCGCGTGCCTGTGCCTCTTCGGTGGCGGTGAAGAGCTTCCTCACGACGTCGAAGAGGCCGGTGTACGTGGCGAGGTTGGACCGCGGCGTCCTGCCGATCGGTTTCTGATCCACCGTCACCAGCCTTTTCACGCCGGGCAGTTCCTCGGTGATCTCGCCGACGAGGGTGGACTTGCCGGAGCCCGAGACGCCGGTCACGGCGGTGAAGGCACCCAGCGGGACCGTGGCCCGCAGGGCGACGAGGTTGTGCCGGGTGACCGGGCCGATCTCCAGCAGCCCGGACGCCTCCCGCACGGCGCGCGCGGGAGCGGCGGATTCACCGAAGAGATAGCGGCGGGTCACGGACTCGGCCACCTCCGCGAGGAGTCCGGGCGGCCCGCTGTGCAGCACCCGGCCGCCGTGCTCGCCCGCGTGCGGTCCCACGTCGACGAGCCAGTCCGCACGGCGTACGACATCCAGCTGGTGCTCCACGACGAAGACGGAGTTGCCGGACGCCTTCAGCCGGTCGAGTACCACCAGCAGGGCCTCGGTGTCGGCCGGGTGCAGCCCCGCGGACGGCTCGTCGAGCACATACACGACACCGAACAGTCCGGAGCGCAACTGGGTGGCCAGCCGCAGGCGTTGCAGCTCGCCCGACGACAGGGTGGGCGTGCCGCGGTCCAGGCTCAGATATCCCAGCCCCAGCTCGGTGACGACCGCGATACGGGCCAGCAGATCCGCGGTCAGCACCCGGGCCGTCTCACCGCTGTGCTCTCCGGCAAGCACCGTGGCCAGCACGGACAGCGGCTGCGCGGCGAGTTCGGCGATGGTCCGGCCCGCGAAGGTCACCGCGAGGGACTCCGGCCGCAGCCGGTTCCCGCCGCACACCGGACACGGCGTGCTCGCCAGGAACCGCTCCGCCCTGGCGCGCAGCGACTGGCTCCTGGAGTCCGCGAAGGTGTGCAGGACATAGCGCCGGGCGCTCATGTACGTGCCCTGGTAGGGCCGGTGGATCCGCCCCGCGTCCCGCACCGGGTGCACGGTCACCACCGGCTGCTCGTCGGTGAAGAGGATCCAGTCCCGCTCCTCCTGGGGAAGCTCGCGCCACGGCCGGTCCACGTCGTACCCGAGCGCGTCCAGCACATCGCGGAGGTTCTTGCCCTGCCAGGCACCGGGCCAGGCGGCGATCGCCCCCTCCCGTACCGACAGCGAGGGATCGGGCACGAGCAACGCCTCGCTGGTGCGGTGCACCCGGCCCAGTCCGTGGCACTCCGGGCAGGCCCCGGCCGTCGTGTTCGGTGAGAAGGCGTCCGAGTCCAGCCGCTCGGCGCCCGCCGGGTAGTCGCCCGCGCGGGAGAAGAGCATCCGCAGGGAATTGGAGAGCGTGGTGACCGTGCCCACGGAGGACCGTGAGGTCGGGGCCGACCTGCGCTGTTCGAGCGAGACCGCGGGCGGCAGCCCGGTGATCTCGCCGACCGCGGGCGCGCCCACCTGGTGGATCAGCCGCCGGGCGTACGGCGCGACCGATTCGAAATACCGGCGCTGGGCCTCGGCGTAGACCGTCCCGAAAGCGAGCGAGGACTTACCCGAACCCGAGACCCCCGTGAACACCACCAGGGCGTCACGGGGGATGTCCACATCGACGTCGCGCAGATTGTGCTCACGGGCGCCACGGACGCGTACGTACGGGTCATGAGGGCTTTGCATACCGGAATTCTAAGACCGACCAGCGATTGCCGGCCGGTCGAGGAGCGCCCCGCGGCCCCCGCACCGCGAGGCACCCCGGCCCCGCCCGAACCCCGTACCTCGCCCGGTCTAGATCCCCACGTCCCGGCGCCGCATGTCGTCCAGCGACTCCCGCCGCACCAGCACCCGGGCCGAGCCGTCCCGTACGGCGATCACCGGCGGCCGGCCGACCAGGTTGTAGGCGGAGGCCATGGAGAGGTGGTAGGCGCCGGCGGCCGGTACCGCCAGCAGATCACCGGGCCGTACGTCCGCGGGCAGCGCCACCGCGTCCGCCAGCACGTCGCCCGCCTCGCAGTGCCGCCCCACCACGGTGACCACGGCGGGCCCCGCGGTCGGACGGCGGCCGATCAGCCGCGGTGCGTACCGGACGCCGTACAGGGCCGGTCTGGGGTTGTCGCTCATCCCGCCGTCGACCGCCACGAACGTACGCCCACCGGTGCGTTTGACGGAGAGCACCCGGTAGACGGCGACCCCGGCGGGCCCGATGACCGCGCGGCCCGGCTCCAGGGTGAGCCGCGGCACCGGCAGTGCGTTCCGCGCGCAGCCGTCCGCCAGCTCCGCGTGGACCCGGGAAGCCAGGACGGCGGTGTCGAGGCTCTCCTCGCCGGGCCGGTAGGCGATGGCATGGCCACCCCCGATGTCCAACTGCCCCAGTACCACGCCGTGTTGTTCCCGCACCCGGGCCATCAGCCCGACCAGGCGCCGCACCGCCGCGACATACGGTCTGGCCGAGGAGATCTGGGACCCGATGTGGCAGTGCAGGCCCACGAGTTCGAGGTGCGGCTGGCCGAGGATCTTGGCGATGGCGTGCTGCGCGGAGCCGTCGGTGATCGACAGACCGAACTTCTGGTCCTCCGTACCGGTACGGACCGCGGCGTGCCCGCCCGCGGCTATCCCCGGCACCACCCGGACCATCACCGACTGCCGCTCGCCCGGGGCGACGGTCGCGGCCAGCCGGGCGATCTCGGACGCGCTGTCGACGACGATCCGTCCCACGCCCAGCCGGACAGCGGCACGCAGGTCGGCCGGGCTCTTGGCGTTGCCGTGCATCACGATCCGCTCGGGCGGGAAGCCCGTGGTGACCGCCAGTTCCAGCTCGCCCGCGGAACAGACGTCGAGGCCCAGGCCCTCCTCCTCGGCCCAGTGGGCGACGGCCCGGCACAGGAACGCCTTCGCGGCGTAGACGACATCGGCCTCCGGGAAGGCCGCGCGGTAGGCGCGGCAGCGCCCCCGGACCTCGGCCTCGTCGAGCACGTACACCGGGGTGCCGAACCGGTCGGCGACCTCGGCGAGCGAGACCCCGCCCACGGTCACGTCCCCGTCGGGCACGGACCGGGCGGAGGCGGGCCAGACGGAGAGCCCGTCGGTGTCCGGCTGTTGACCGGACGGGGTGGAGGCCGCGCAGAGGGGAGAGGGGACGGAGACAGTCATGGGTACTCCTCAGCCGATCAGCGGACGGAGAGCGGAGCCCGTCGACGGACTCGCGGCGCGCGGCGTGGCGGCGGGCCGCTCGCCCCGGTCGGGCCGGACGGCCTCCCGTCCGCCGGACTCCGGGTACGGGTACGGGTACGGGTACGGGTACGACTGGGCCGCGGGCGCGGAGAACGGCGGGTCGACGGTGAGCGCGGCGATCCCGAGCGGCCCGACCAGCGCCCGCAGCGCGGCCTCGGAGAGCCTGATCCACGGCTGGCCGCCGCCCAGCGTGTTCCGCAGCCGTGCCTCCGAGGTGAAGCCGACTGCCGTACGGACACCGGGCGGAGTGCGGAAGACCCGGACCGAGCAGCTCGTGCATCCCGGCCGGACGGGCACGAAGAGGGGTCCGGCCGGGAGTTGTTCGGGAGGTTCTGTGGTGTCGGCGTTCTCACTCGTGGGCATGACGGTTCTCCTGGACGAAGAGGTGGGTGGGCGCCCTCGGCCCGGTCGGGCCGCGGACACATCGGTGACGCTATGCCCCTGTCCCGGGGGACCTCCCGTCCCGCTGACGGATGCTTGACGCGCGGCTGCCCGGTACTGACGCGACGCTGACGCCGGAGGGCGAAAAGGCGCGTGCGGACGTCAGCCGACGTGCACGCGGGGCCGCAGCGCCGGGTCGGGTTCCGCGCGGCGCAGGACCTCGCGGGTCACCGGGGCCACCTCTCCGTCACCGAACACCAGGAAGCGCAGCAGATGCCCGACCGGGTTGCCCTCGGTCCAGTTGAAGTAGGCGTGCGGAACCTCGCCGGTGTGTTCCCGGAGCTGGAGCAGCACGGCCGCGATGGTGTTCGGCACCCCCGGCCCGACGACCCGCAGGATCTGGACCCCGTAGCGCTCCTCGCCGTGTACGGCCACGTCCACGGTGAAATCGGACGAGTCCTGGACGGTGACTTCGAGGAAGAGCACCGCCCGTCCGCCCGGGATGTACGTCGCCTCGCGCTGGCTGTTCTCCTTGGCGCGGTACTCGGCCGCACTGTGCTCGTGCGGTTCGTTGGCGATGAGCTGCAACGGTCCGGAACGGGCGGCCAGGTCGACCAGCCGGACCGCGGCGGCGTCGAGCGTCACCTCGGCGGCGCGCAGTTCGAAGGCGCGCCGCACCCGCGAGGCGAACGAGGTCAGCAGGATCCCGACGATGAAGAGGGAGGCGATCTTCAGGCCGTCGGGGCGCTCGATGACATTGGTGACCAGGGTGTAGGCGAAGACCGCGGTGATGGCGCCGAAGCCCAGCGCGGCCCGGCGGCGGCGCCGGTGGAGGACGGCGACCGTGGAAGCGAACGACGCGGAGAGCATCAGGACCAGCACACCGGTGGCGTAGGCGCCGCTCTGCTTGTCGACGTTGGCGTCGAACTGCCAGGTGATGAAGAAGGCGATGGCCACGAAGATGAGCACGAGGGGGCGGACCGCGCGGGTCCACTCGGGGGCCATGCCGTAGCGCGGCAGATAGCGCGGTACGAGATTGAGCAGCCCGGCCAGCGCCGACGCGCCCGCGAACCACAGGATGGCGATCGTGGAGACGTCGTAGACCGTCCCGAAGGCCTCGCCGAGATACGTGTGGGCGAGATAGGCGAGCGCGCGCCCGTTGGCCTGGCCGCCCGCCTTGAACTCGGGGGCGGGGATGAGGATCGTGGTGGCCAGGCTGGACACCAGCAGAAAGCCGCTCATGATGAGTGCGGCCGTGGTGAGCAGCCTGCGGGTGTCCCGGATCCGCCCGGCGGGGTTCGCGTACGTGTCGGAGGCGGCGCCGCGGATCTGTGGCATCACCGCGACCCCGGTCTCGAAGCCGGACATACCGAGCGCGAGCTTGGGGAAGACCAGCAGCGCCACGCCGATCATGGCGAGCGGTGAGGAGTGCGCCGCCCTCGCCGCTTGCCACCAATTGCTCACGTCCACCGGTTTGTTCGCCACGTTCCAGACCGCGTCGGCGAGGACGATCAGGTTCAGCCCGAGGTAGATCGCCACCAGGACGACCGCGATGCCGATCGCTTCCTTGAAGCCCTTCAGGAAGATCGCGCCGAGTCCGGAGATCAGGCCGAGGGTGATCCAGAGGTTGGCACCGTGCAGCCAGTGCGGGGCGAACGGGTTCTCCACCACATGGGCGGAGGCGTCGGCGGCCGACAGAGTGATGGTGATCATGAAGTCGGTGGCCGCGAAACCGAGCAGCACCAGGACGAAGAGCTTCCCCGCCCACCAGGGCAGCAGTCTCTCGAGCATGGCGATCGAGCCCTCGCCGTGCGGGCTCTCGTGCGCCACCCGCCGGTAGACGGGCAGCGCCCCGCCGAGCGTCAGGGCCAGCAGCACCAGGGTGGCGAGAGGGGAGAGCAGCCCGGCGGCCAGCGCGGCGATACCGGGCTGGTAGCCGAGTGTGGAGAAGTAGTCCACACCGGTCAGACAC from Streptomyces sp. NBC_01267 harbors:
- a CDS encoding succinate dehydrogenase cytochrome b subunit — translated: MALATKTDRRPSMAQSVWGSTVGKKTIMAVSGLVMLLYLVVHMLGNLKIFFGSGQFNSYAHWLRTLGEPFLHYEWALWIIRVVLVAAVVLHAVCAYQLSRRDLRARPVAYVHKRPRASYATRTMRWGGIILALFIVWHLLDFTTLTVNDNAQPGHPYENVVATFHTWYGDVIYIVAMLALGLHIRHGFWSAAQTLGAGKATRDRVLKAVANVLALVLTVGFISVPVAVMTGVVS
- a CDS encoding amino acid transporter, yielding MTGTQAEPTPEKAAGSSRSWRAWLLEGLSEQTARHPGPHGTPPAEHKGHAWWRVMCLTGVDYFSTLGYQPGIAALAAGLLSPLATLVLLALTLGGALPVYRRVAHESPHGEGSIAMLERLLPWWAGKLFVLVLLGFAATDFMITITLSAADASAHVVENPFAPHWLHGANLWITLGLISGLGAIFLKGFKEAIGIAVVLVAIYLGLNLIVLADAVWNVANKPVDVSNWWQAARAAHSSPLAMIGVALLVFPKLALGMSGFETGVAVMPQIRGAASDTYANPAGRIRDTRRLLTTAALIMSGFLLVSSLATTILIPAPEFKAGGQANGRALAYLAHTYLGEAFGTVYDVSTIAILWFAGASALAGLLNLVPRYLPRYGMAPEWTRAVRPLVLIFVAIAFFITWQFDANVDKQSGAYATGVLVLMLSASFASTVAVLHRRRRRAALGFGAITAVFAYTLVTNVIERPDGLKIASLFIVGILLTSFASRVRRAFELRAAEVTLDAAAVRLVDLAARSGPLQLIANEPHEHSAAEYRAKENSQREATYIPGGRAVLFLEVTVQDSSDFTVDVAVHGEERYGVQILRVVGPGVPNTIAAVLLQLREHTGEVPHAYFNWTEGNPVGHLLRFLVFGDGEVAPVTREVLRRAEPDPALRPRVHVG
- a CDS encoding SAV_915 family protein, coding for MPTSENADTTEPPEQLPAGPLFVPVRPGCTSCSVRVFRTPPGVRTAVGFTSEARLRNTLGGGQPWIRLSEAALRALVGPLGIAALTVDPPFSAPAAQSYPYPYPYPYPESGGREAVRPDRGERPAATPRAASPSTGSALRPLIG
- a CDS encoding LysR family transcriptional regulator, encoding MQLQQLSYFVAVAETRHFTRAAEEVHVAQPSLSQQIRALEKELGAELFSRARGNITLTDAGETLLPLARRILADAETARHEVQELAQLRRGRVRLGATPSLCTGLLPDVLRSFHDQHPGIQLLIEEGGSHDLVRELARGALDLALVVLPLPTPSPALTTIELLQEDLVVVSSPAAAAPRSPLRITDLEGEPMVMFRHGYDLRDLTLSACRTEGFEPYFTVEGGEMDAVLGFVRAGLGIAVVPSMIAVRAGHGLRVTPLARPGLRRTIALAHRSDVAPPRAARVLQDVLLGHHTASASDRR
- a CDS encoding succinate dehydrogenase/fumarate reductase iron-sulfur subunit yields the protein MKLTLRVWRQKNATAAGAMTTYQVDGISQDMSFLEMLDTLNEELTLKGEEPVAFDHDCREGICGACSLVINGDAHGPERTTTCQLHMRSFQDGDTIDVEPWRASAFPVVKDLVVDRSAFDRIIQSGGYVSVPTGAAPEAHSTPVPKPDADFAFEHAECIGCGACVAACPNGSAMLFTSAKINHLNVLPQGAPERETRVLDMVAQMDDEGFGGCTLTGECATACPKGIPLPSITAMNKEWLRAARKVSR
- a CDS encoding ATP-binding cassette domain-containing protein — protein: MQSPHDPYVRVRGAREHNLRDVDVDIPRDALVVFTGVSGSGKSSLAFGTVYAEAQRRYFESVAPYARRLIHQVGAPAVGEITGLPPAVSLEQRRSAPTSRSSVGTVTTLSNSLRMLFSRAGDYPAGAERLDSDAFSPNTTAGACPECHGLGRVHRTSEALLVPDPSLSVREGAIAAWPGAWQGKNLRDVLDALGYDVDRPWRELPQEERDWILFTDEQPVVTVHPVRDAGRIHRPYQGTYMSARRYVLHTFADSRSQSLRARAERFLASTPCPVCGGNRLRPESLAVTFAGRTIAELAAQPLSVLATVLAGEHSGETARVLTADLLARIAVVTELGLGYLSLDRGTPTLSSGELQRLRLATQLRSGLFGVVYVLDEPSAGLHPADTEALLVVLDRLKASGNSVFVVEHQLDVVRRADWLVDVGPHAGEHGGRVLHSGPPGLLAEVAESVTRRYLFGESAAPARAVREASGLLEIGPVTRHNLVALRATVPLGAFTAVTGVSGSGKSTLVGEITEELPGVKRLVTVDQKPIGRTPRSNLATYTGLFDVVRKLFTATEEAQARGYRAGRFSFNVTGGRCETCQGEGFVSVELLFLPSTYTPCPDCHGARYNPETLEITYQGLDIAGVLDLTVESAADFFAGSPAAVRSLRALLDVGLGYLRLGQPATELSGGEAQRIKLAAELQRARRGHTLYVLDEPTTGLHPADVEVLMRQLHGLVDAGHSVVVVEHDMAVVAGADWVIDLGPGGGDEGGRIVAAGPPEEVALTAGSRTAPYLARALSRS
- a CDS encoding fumarate reductase/succinate dehydrogenase flavoprotein subunit, which gives rise to MTDYTQYGTGAPLSDTKAPEGPVAERWDTRRFEARLVNPANRRKHTVIVVGTGLAGGSAGATLAEQGYHVVQFCYQDSPRRAHSIAAQGGINAAKNYRNDGDSVHRLFYDTVKGGDFRSRESNVHRLAQISVEIIDQCVAQGVPFAREYGGLLDTRSFGGVQVSRTFYARGQTGQQLLLGAYQALSRQIAAGTVEMHPRTEMLDLVVIDGKARGIVARDLITGKISSYFADAVVLASGGYGNVFYLSTNAMNSNATAAWRAHRRGAYFANPCFTQIHPTCIPRTGDHQSKLTLMSESLRNDGRIWVPKAKGDARPANEIPEDERDYYLERTYPSFGNLVPRDIASRAAKNVCDEGRGVGPGGQGVYLDFADAIGRMGRKAVEEKYGNLFDMYARITAENPYETPMRIYPAVHYTMGGLWVDYDLQTTVPGLFAIGEANFSDHGANRLGASALMQGLADGYFVLPSTINDYLARNPHHDEIGADHPAVAEAVAETEDRLNLLLAVDGDRTPDSFHREIGELMWEFCGMARTEEGLRKALARLPQIREEFWRRIKVPGTGQEFNQSLERANRVVDYLELAELICLDALHRSESCGGHFREESQTPDGEAARRDEEFSYAAAWEFTATGDAPVLHKEDLVFEYVHPTQRSYA
- the lysA gene encoding diaminopimelate decarboxylase, whose translation is MTVSVPSPLCAASTPSGQQPDTDGLSVWPASARSVPDGDVTVGGVSLAEVADRFGTPVYVLDEAEVRGRCRAYRAAFPEADVVYAAKAFLCRAVAHWAEEEGLGLDVCSAGELELAVTTGFPPERIVMHGNAKSPADLRAAVRLGVGRIVVDSASEIARLAATVAPGERQSVMVRVVPGIAAGGHAAVRTGTEDQKFGLSITDGSAQHAIAKILGQPHLELVGLHCHIGSQISSARPYVAAVRRLVGLMARVREQHGVVLGQLDIGGGHAIAYRPGEESLDTAVLASRVHAELADGCARNALPVPRLTLEPGRAVIGPAGVAVYRVLSVKRTGGRTFVAVDGGMSDNPRPALYGVRYAPRLIGRRPTAGPAVVTVVGRHCEAGDVLADAVALPADVRPGDLLAVPAAGAYHLSMASAYNLVGRPPVIAVRDGSARVLVRRESLDDMRRRDVGI